The Calliopsis andreniformis isolate RMS-2024a chromosome 5, iyCalAndr_principal, whole genome shotgun sequence nucleotide sequence AACTCGTCCTTAACTCACCGAACGTCCTCCACGTACGCTCAGCGCCGTGAACGATACGAAACGTACGAAATCGTTACAAAATCGCCTAGAAATCGTCCTCTCTACGCCCTACTCGGTATATTACAAGGATTGAGTAATTCGTGACATGCGAGCCTCTGAATCTCCCCGAGTTCTCATCAAAAtacatctccaaaaatcaacgaGAACGCGTCCTCGAACGTGTCCATGAACGCCTTATAGGTAGATCCTAAGAACACAGTTGCGGATGTCTGTTCCTCGAACCATGGAACTCTATCTGAGCCTCTCCAGATGGAGATCAGACTCGTGCTCTCGTTTCGAGTCGATTTTACACGTCGATACCGAGCAGCTCCCTGCTGTCGGCCCTCGATAGTCGACGACGTAAACTGCGACGACGGAACTCCTTCCATCAGACTGATGCACGCTTCTTGCGGATGCTGGGGGTGGCCGATGGAGGCCTGTAGCTCTGGTAACCCTGGTCCAGGTGCTCCGAATTCGCTGGACGCAGGCACGTGCAGAAGCACACGCGCACGCAGTCGTCCATGTCGTGGATGATGGGCACGTGGCCGCCCAGCAGCCGACCATTCACTGTCACCACCTCGCCGTCCAGGACTGGAACGTGCTGGGGCACGGGTACAAGCTCGTTTTCCTCGCGTCGAGCGTCGCCTGTGTTCCTGGTTTTAGGAGAAAAGTAATATATTAACGATGATAATGAAATTTggtaaatatataaattattattaaataattttggtAAGTATGTAAGTATTTGGACAGTCTGGAACAAGTCTGGGATAGTCAATTGGAAATTCGTGAAATATCTACTGTTTTTATTTGTACTAGTTACTATCAAAGGCTATTCTCATCAGTATTTGTAGATCTTATGTAATCGTCTGAGATGAGATTTGTAGTCGAAACTATATCATAGAATTTTACTtggtgtattttatatattacaATAATGTAGAAATGTTTAATTATAAATACTTGTGCACGGTTGTGTATATTAAAATAGTAGAGAGATAAATTGTTCATACTAAAATTGTATATCCAGTGGGACTTCATTCTTTTGTTGTCTTTTTTTACAAATAGTGTGTTTAGCTACAAGTGAGATAAAATTCGAGGAATTCTGAATATACTAATGAAACGATAGTTAAGAATAAAGTCTGCTGCTTATTAAAAATTACAAGCGTATGtattaaatatacagggtgttgcaATATGTGTTTAGGGGTGCTATCTCTGAGCAAGGATTAATTTCCTAAGAAAGAAGAAACCAAAGGAGAAAAATAAAACTACTTCAGAGAATGTTTATTTCTTGATAAAGTAAAAATTaaagatattaaatatataagcCGATCGAAGTTGCATTACTCAGTTTAAACTACTGCAAAGATGAAAAGACTGGTACTTACATAGTCATGAAACGCAGGACGAGTAAGTTTATACTGGCAGCGACGACAGCCAGGCCAAATAGGATGAAAACTAGACTTAAGGCCACGTATCCTGGTTTATTGGAAAGTGCATGGTCGTTCTATAAcatttttcattaaaatcgatTATAATACACATTTCTGAAATCATAGAACTATCACACTCTATCAAACATTAGTAAACCAAATAAACAAATCGATAGGTCATTACCTGAAGAGCGACATAATCGCCAAACCCAATGGTAGTCAATGTGACGAAGCAGTAGTAGAAGCTGTCAAAGTAGCTCCATCCCTCGTAACGCGAAAATACTGCTGCCCCCGTGGTAATAATTATACTCGAGAGCAAACCAGTTGCAAACATCAGATTCAGCTCCGTAGCCTCTGTTTTCTGGCATCGTAGATACGTTTTAGCTCGTTTGATTACCACGGAGGCGAATTTGTTCAAACGTTCACCGATGCTT carries:
- the Task7 gene encoding TWIK-related acid-sensitive K[+] channel 7; its protein translation is MKRPNVRTLALVVCTFTYLLVGAAVFDAFESDTERKRWEFLSEVRRNMMKKYNITQEDYRMLEIVIIENKPHKAGPQWKFAGAFYFSTLVLAMIGYGHSTPVTIGGKAFCMVYAMVGIPLGLVMFQSIGERLNKFASVVIKRAKTYLRCQKTEATELNLMFATGLLSSIIITTGAAVFSRYEGWSYFDSFYYCFVTLTTIGFGDYVALQNDHALSNKPGYVALSLVFILFGLAVVAASINLLVLRFMTMNTGDARREENELVPVPQHVPVLDGEVVTVNGRLLGGHVPIIHDMDDCVRVCFCTCLRPANSEHLDQGYQSYRPPSATPSIRKKRASV